TCTGTGGACAGTCCACGATCCCCTTCAGGCTTACATTGGGTGGAGGTAATACAGTATGCATTCAGACACCAACCTGAACTGGATGTCGAGAACCGGTGCATCTGTGAAATCTGACAAACACTCAATGTTGACGACCTGCTGGAGCTGAGCTCCACCATCTACTGTGGGGTCTACTGCCTTAGTGTGGACATTCAGCTGTGGAGACATTGGTCAAGGGTTCTAAAGACACTTAAATGACACTAGCAGCATACGTCTCCGCCTAAAGCAGCTTTGGAAAGTACTTACACGCATTCCCTCTGtcagttttgttgtgttgtaggCCTAGTTGAATAAGGTTTTTCTTGACAGTGTAAGTGTTTTGCAGAGAGACAGCAGTCCTGCAGAACTCAGCTGGGAAGAATAATACTTTTTgatttagctgtgtgtgttaACTAAACTGCGGTGCTTCCTGTGGGCTGGAATGGGACAATCGAGATTATAAAAAGAACCGTTTAATGATCAAACTGTGTTTGACAATAAGGTGACCTTTAAATTTCAGGTGGACGCTGTGTGCAGTAAAGCCCACCAGACAGAGCATTTTTATCGAAAACTTTGCCCTTTTAATGTGGATAACACCGCTATGAACTGTATGGCATTGCTTGTATGGTGTGTTGCACTGCTGGCTGTAAATCAAATTGGCCCTTGGGGACAATAAGATGTTATTATCTTCACCTTGATCTTGAAAACAAGAAGCTACCAAGCAGTGGAAAGGATATGAGTCTTGAGCATGTCGCTGCTGGTCACTGATGAGGAGAAGCCGAGGAACTGGGTAGAGGTCTTGTTGCCGTAGAACACATAAATACGACCTGTGGGACGTTAGCACGGCCACTTTATTTGAGTTCAGTCATAGTCATCACATCAGACTAGCAGTGTCCACTATATTTAAAATGACGTTTACCAATAACATTCTGCGTCTTACTTTTCTTTATCTTAACACTAGCTGTCACAAGTAtcctttaaaatacctttaaaaaaaaaaagaacaggccTGATGAGATTTTCCTGAAAGTAAAAGATGCCTAACAAAAACAGACTGCAGACAAATACTTTTAGAAAGTTGCTCACCCAGGTTCTGCCTGTACTCAGCCTTCAGTCCAATCTGCAACAGCTGGTCCTCATAGATAACGCCGTTGTTCTTACAAACAAACCTGCAATTTACCAGCACACAATTACTAACTTACAACCGAGACCTTTGAcaactttactttgttttaaatataaatatctcaAAAAGTTTGCACTTTGTCAACCCAGACAGTTTGCGACAAAGAGAATATTTCAGCAAACTTTATGTTGAAGCGGatgttcaacaacaacaacaacaagttgtGAAAAACTGCACAAAAGGGGAGTTCACTCTCAGATGTTGCAGCCAGGCTGTTacagatttaaacatttaagcCAATGTTACAAACTTGGGGAGTGGAGTGATTACCAGGCAGGGAGGGACTAGTAAAAGGCATCATCCAGTTCCAATATGGGAAATGCAAGATCGAGGGTTTTTGGAATTCGGTCCATACTAAAGAGTAAAAGTAAGGATGCCTTGGCCTCTGAACATTCTTTTTTGAAATCGGTCTCTTGTGTCACCAAACTTTCTAAAAGTGCAATACTAAATCGGCCATTCATATCTAATGTAATGTGGGTTACTCAACATTATTATTAACCACACTTTCATCAACCAAGCTCACAGTATGATCCCACCTTGAAAAGTTGTCCTCAGACACATTAATGGGTGCAGGGGTGGAGATGTCGGACATGACATCAACCAGCAGGCTGGCTCCTGCTGAAGGGGTGGAGTTCAGATTCAGCAGGTCTGTGAAAGGGTGGCTGGAACCCTGGGAAAATTAACATCAGCAAACATCCAGTTTAACATAACGTATCCACAGCCAAAAATACAGAAGTGTGCAATTTTTTGTATATACAAATACTGATTAAATACGGAGGCCCTGGTGCCAGGACAAATGCACAATTCTCTGCTTTTTAAAGCTCGACACTTAAGTCAAACTGAAGCGTAAATCCATGTTTTGTGTAAGGAAATAAACACTATTATCACACAAAAGCTATTGTATGTTGACTGTCTACTGAGAGATGGTTGTGGctagaagggatacagctaTGGCTGGAAGTTATGCTAAATCATATCCAATTTAACAATATCATTTTTAATACTTTCTCCCAGAAAATGCATGTTCATCCTTTCGTTAGGAGTGATAAAAAGGTTACCGTACAGCCACCCCCCCCAccatataataacataatttgGCGGCCCTCTTGCACTAACTCTGAGGACCTCCTAGAGGTCacagaccccctgttgaagatctccgATTTAGAGTGTTCAATTCCTGCCCTTAAAAGTCTTGACCAACAACTAAGCAAGCTAACCCAACCCTCTTCAGTGCTGGTTTATGTAACAGAAAATAGTTATGTATTTCCCTATACTATGAGTTGTTTCTAGCTATCAATATACCATGGTCCCAGTAGAGAGCAAGGTGGGACTAGAGGAGGCAGGGCGAGGTCTGTTGGTAGGAAGAAGGTCTGCCATCAGTGAAGGGGGAGACTGAtggggaaagaaaagaaaaagaacagaaagaggagaagaatgATACCAGGTAGGAGAGAAGACAAGTAAAAGGTAAAGATTAAGTAGATGCtaaaaatagaagaagaacATAAAGGTAAAGCAGAAATggacaaaatacaacaatatgCAGAATATGACAATGTTCTAATGTTTGTGTGGTGAAGGCTTGTTTAAGGGATCAGGGAGAAAAACTACAGCATTGcagaaaacttttaaaatgtttttttttttttttttttaaacaagacatTAGAAACCGgagacatttctttatttgttagGAACAAAAGGTTTTTCAGGGTGGCATTTGTAAGACAAAAATCTTtggtaaaaaaattaaaacagaagcTGTAGGCTACCTATTACAGCACCCCTTTGGAGTTACCTTGTTTGTGCTTTCTGTGTTCTCGCTGTGCTCGGTGCTGCCGTTGACATTCCAGCGGGCATCGTCGATGGCTGGCAGGTTGCCTGggcccttcttcttcttcagcttgGCAAGGATTGACGACTCTCTCTCTGGGAATGGAGGCATCTCTTCCAAGACGGTGGCCTgtggagggacagagagagtgagagaataCTAAAGCTTTGGGCCTTTGAGTGTCTggatagtccacacagcattctgggatgcgAGAAAatacatgctctggtttattggcatttctttaaaccaatcaccatcATCTTGGGCGATGCTAAGGAATGGACACAGTCCCAGTGTCGctacaaaatagccttgggaaggtgGAACTTGTTCattcgtgcaacagaaaactcagatgggacagatagtctaggtagctgtctggatttaccctgcagagatctgaggagcagttaaccaaagtccTGAGAAATCCACCTGGGTTTAAAAGGCCcccacaaagaaagcggaaggtgactgACATCAGGACGAAAAGAAAGACatccggcggcacctgaacgTTGTGAATATAGACTAGGGCATTACAGACAGCTACTAGCAATGGTGATATATCACAGATCTCAAGTAATCACATAAATTCTTAGCCATATGACATatgtttttataacaaaaaagcTAGAAGTAGCTCTTCGTGCAAAAGTTCCCAAAGTAGTAGTGGGcaaggtgtttgtttttttactacacTGTTAATGCCGGTTTATGCTTAAAACTACATGTCACATGATCCAATCCAAGTTTATTCATAAAgcacatttgagaaaaaaaaaaaaaaaagagttgagaCAAAGTGCTTAAAGGTCACGTCTGAAGGCTACGGCTGTTTCAAATGGTTACACTCAAAAGGGAGAACAAACATACCGGAGGAAAGCAAATCAAATGGGGACAATGGCACACAATTTCTGACTTTCTGTCCTTGAGGGAAACTGCAACATTCATTTCACACAGAGAGTGACGGACGTAGCTGTGTGAACATTGAAAAGATCTTAAGAGAGAAGTTCAAACCCCGGCTCCTTTCTCAACTCTGCCCAACTGGCCAATCGCTAGGTCGACCTCCTTGTCGATTTGTGGGGTTcttaaaattgcaaaaattgTCAGATCCAGCTAATCAGTGCGACATGCTGCTTCAATTTATTCCAGCAAAGTAAATGCAGTGTGATTGCTCATTAAATCCTTGCCCTCTGCTAAGCTTAATTAAACTGGATGTGATGTACTGTATCATGTATGACTTATTATAAATTTGGCCTTCGCTATGTGATATAGTGCATCTGCTTTTGTTTCTCCCTAAAAGTTTAACTTTTATGAACATTTagtttattgtctattttttcaAGCAAGACTTTTACCATAATATGCTGAGGgatgcaatgacaataaaacagttTCATGCCCATTGTGGATTTGAACTATTATTACAAATGCTGTACTAAGTGATCCTAGTACAAATGTGGCCAAAAGTTCAGAAACGATGTGTGAGGTTACTTTCAATGCTATCACAGTAATGTTGTCGCTCGCCATATTCTTTGGGGGGAAAGTAGAAGCATCGTTGTATTAAGTTTAGAcaacagatttattttatgtagGAGGTTAAGGGTCTGTGTGAGTTGGGTATTTGTTGGGAAGCAGAAGAGAGgcttaaaaaatatgtttaattccCAAAAAGGGAGCAAAACAGGAAAAGTCATCACCACATGGAATGATGGCTTACATAGCTGGCCCAGGCAGAATGACACAGAACGACCAAGTGATCTGTTAATGTTTGAGTGTCTGCGAGACCGACAGATTGTTAGCTGTAATCAGAATCTTGTCCAGTTCCTCTTTAATTCACTAACCAGTATGTCGGTGCTGGCGATGCAGCTGAGCCTCAGGTACTCAATGGCTCTCTGCTGAAGTTCCACGTCAGCGTTGCGCAGCTGGCTGTCTGAGCGCAGGACGTCTTGGATCGTGGCTTTCACTTCTGGAAACAAGTTGATGAACTTGATGTACGCCGACAGCAATAGTGCCCGAGTTGGCACAGAGCACAGGTGGAACTTTGAGTGGAGAAGGTTGAACTGGACCAAAGGGCTAaaggagaagacaacacaaaggcaGTAACATTTAAGTCAGCCCTAGACTTGTCACACAATTAAATCAATGGTTCCCTTTTCATATTAggcttcttctattttttttctatggtAAACCAACCCAGTCTCCCAccagtttgtgaaatgatcACGgtcttttgatttattgatttgtgtacaggtcacgaattggttgtttattttgtgtacaggtcacaaTTTTTGAACATGACCATTTTGCAAACTGCTATGACACTGGGGAAACAAAGGGGGgacaacagggaaatgaaacgccacacgccggGCAGGACAACGGgatggttgtggttaggaaaggaaaaaaaaaagggtaaaggAATCGTTGAACGCAGGACACGCCGAAAACAACGgaacggttgtggttaggaagagaataatGCAGAAAGGAGCTGCGACACGCTTGACgcgatccccggtctccggggtgaaagtcctgtgttgtttgacccatccactaCCCCGAACAATCTCCAGCCAATTTTGGGCTTTTaaatactactcgctaccataATTGTTCTGTGATTACGAAATAGGCTTGCCATTGAAATACATAACTTCAAacgaaaataacaacattagcatgacctgtacacaaatcaatggAGTAAATGAGACTGGGCTGGATAAACATAAGCCCATGTTTAGTGTTAAGACAGCATATTGGTGTCAGCAGCATTTGGTGTGGTTGTATCTAGCCATGCAGATAGTGCTGGCTTCatttaaactttctttttacagaagaaatagtctgggggggggggaaacttTGACAATGAGGTCTGACACTTTTCTGGAAGGGGCATTGCTGTTGAATTTCCAAATGTCATTTTCAATGCTGTgagcaacaaaaactaaaattatatTCAAGATACCTCATAACCTGGAAAAATCAAAACCATATTATACACTGCTTGGAGCTAGCAAGCTGAAACATCAACTGAATTCATGCAAAAATGATTTGATTTTCAAAACGATGTGGATGATGTTTACCTGGAGCGCGAGTCGCCAGCAATTAAGTTGCCAAACTCTCCCAGGATGTAACCCCCCACCTTCACCATGTTCTCATGGCAGGCGGGAGCCTGTAGTGCCTGTAAATATTCACAAAGAATCACGACATTTTGTCAGGAAGCTACACTTCTATATATTGAGAGTAGGATTTGGAATAGAATAGGTAGGAACCAGCCAGCCAACATTATCATGTGAATTCACATATTTctgcacaaaaataacaatCCCTAACTGGCTTTCAACATGTGGGCTATTAAAGGATTTCTTAGGGGTGAAATGTTATCTGGCCAAAGGGTCTGTTTTGATTGCCACTGGTAAAACTTAATTTAAGTCATCACTCTTTAATTTTTCCCCCTTTTAAACTTTAGGCTATGAGGGCTCAGTACTACTGCTAGGGAGGTCTCCACCCATTCGATCCCACCCAGAATTATTATCTGCCAATACAGACTAAggtttactttttgttttttgctgaaCAGCTCTGCATTAAGAACACAAATGCATCACAACTTTACTTTGATGGCTTCCTGTAATATTCTAAAATGACTCACTCattcctttttgtgttttaacgGATTAAAGGATTAAAAGTCACCCTATTTTTCCAACACCtacccatttaaaaaatgccTGAAAACAGctcaaaatgttcacatttgCTGCGCTGTTTTTCTGGGACTGAAATGAAacctttcttcttttatatttGCCCCCAAAAAAGGTGGGGATGACTGGTGAAATAGGCTTGACTGTACATGCTGAACAATGCCCACCTCAAAGACAGTCTTGGCTGCATAGCCTTGGACATCATCTTGGTTTATGACAATCTGGATGACACGGTACCACACCTCTTCACTGACATAGTCACCAGCGATGCGGATGAGGTTGAGAATGGTATCCACATACCAGGTGTAGTCCACGGCATATTTTTCTGCCAGGATGGCCACCTTGAGCACCTACCGGAGAAAAGCAACTGGTTTGGTCTCGAGAGCCGCGCACAGAGGAAACTAAATGGGGAAAAAGGAATGTACTGACGACCCACCATCTCCTCTCTGATGGAGTAATCGGCGTTCTCCAGGTAACTTAGCATCTCTGCCACAATCTGCTTGGCGTTGCTGCGGTCGCACATGGCATAGAGCAGATCCACAGCCCGCTGGCGAACACTCACATCTCGCTCTGTCTGTATGGaaagcaaacacaaactgaATATATGAGAAATTTCTCCGTCAGATTTTATCGGCTGCAGCTACTTAAATTCCACTGTAGCTAATCAATTTGAATTTAGAATCATTAgtgtcacagacacacaatatgGATTATGTTGAATCATCACAACTACACGTACATTTATATGCAATGATTCATTTAATGTAAAAGAGACCCTTAGACCCTCGGGGTCAAAGTTATGGAAGTCCTGGGGGATCGGTTTGGTTCAGTAATTCTGGTCCTTCCCAATTTCTGGTtatataatgttaaaataagttttaaaaaaaatttaacttttcttaGATTACAGTGGGTATAATTACAGCCTCTAGAACTATTTAGAGGCTCTGGAAAGTAACCGTAAGCTTTTTTGAAAGATTGGGTACATCCCATGGCAGAGAGAACATTCTATGAGTCAGGTAGGAGATAGTTTGGAAGATGAGACTTCCTCCTGGGACTTTTTTTGGACTTATAATAAAATAGACAATGTGCCAGTTAATTTGCTGAAAGGTTATCTGGATCCTCCTTAGACGTTTGGTCTCAGAATGATTCACCCAATTCACCCCAGCCAATAACTTGTTTTTGGAACTAACTATCAATGATCATGAACAACCACTGAAATATGCAATTCCAGAGGCACATTTCAGATTACGCAGCTTCCACTGGTCAGATGGATTAAAAAACCCAACCAAGCAACCACCAGGGTCTAAATAAGGTATCCAAGCAACCTGCAATAGCTTTTTGAAGGCACACAAGTGAGGAAGGACTCACCTTTAGAGCGTTGATCACGGTATCTATATGCGTCTTCACCGCCTCGTGAGAGAACTCAGAGCTGGCCAGTGTGCACATGCTCTCCAAAGCCAAATAACGAAGATTGGTCTCCCTGTGCTGCAGAAACTGGCCTAGCTGGTTGCAGGCTCGTACCAACAGGGTGGGCTCACTGAGAGAGGAGATACAACAACTAATTGCAGTGTCCAAATGCCAACAGACATTTCAACCATCCAGAAACCCATAAATGAATGGAATGTGAACTAATGGCAGCTGGGTTTGGCCTGTGAACTTGACGTGAAGTATAATACTAAAGCTTTCGGTtctgttttaagtgtttttaatgtAGTGCTACAGTTTAATACATAATAACATCTAATATAAGATATTGGAACCAAACATGATTTTCTAAAAGCATATCCAgtaaccaaattgtaaaattcccctcaaaatgaatgaatatccTGATGTGTCTTTGTCTAGAACACACCTCTGAATTTACATAATATTCCAGGAATTTAATGACCAGCGGAAAGCTTTTCACAGAAAATATGACCAACCTGTCATGGTGGATAATGAGGGCGATGGCTTCGAACAGGACAGCGTTCTTGGCGTTGGAGTGCTGGACCTTCTTGGACTTGGGTGGCTCCTGGGCTTTGTTGAGGATGGTCTCCAGACACTCTGTCAGACGACTTCGCAGCGCTGCATCctctgaaaaaacaaagactCCTAGCCTTTACTATAACCGTTATTGTTTTTACTATTATCACACAATTTCGGCCACAAACTTTTAGTGTAAGAGCGTCATTACACGTTTTATCTTAACAATGCACCATTTAATGTGTTTCTAcacattataattataatttcccCTCTAGAAACCAGGACTGGACTGTGCACCATACCAGGTGGAGGGTAGCACTGTAGCAGGCGCAGCAATTTCACAGACAACCACGGTGCAGCAACAAAGTAGTATGTATAGTCCTGTAGATCGATGGATGCGGAAGTCACAAtctagaaaagaaaatacaagaaaacacatgaatacaaaCATGTTGGAACCAGATTGTATCTCTGACCTCAGTAAGATGAAGATATCATATGGAGTTCCAGAAAGACACCCACCCTACTGAGCCTGGCCACCGCTAATGAGATGGATGTTTTGAAGTCCTCTGGACTTTTCTGGGCTAGAGTGGTAATAAGGCTGGCGGCTGCTGTTACCACTCcctgaaaacagacagaaaaacctTAATGCTAAAATCACAGAACAACTGTCACAATATTTCATCATCCTGGGGGACTATTATGTTTCAGGTTTacagaaatgagagagagagagagagagagctgccaAACAAAACAGACGCTGCATCCCAAATCCATGCTCCATACCAATTCTATACATCATGTACTACTAGGGATTGGGTTGgggggaagggggagggggggaattaatgtatttcttttgcGATGATGTTTGAAATTGATTCTTTTCCTTAGAattgatcatttttattattttattttttataccaATGAATCCCGGTTCCGCTGACATCCTtgttatgttcttctttacaaattgAATAAATGTGATGAGCATTCTTCTtggaaatgtctcatgataaaAATGGCCCTCAGTTATGAAACGTGCTAAAACAGGTGTTGGACGGGCATACGCCAATTCCCACACAAAGCAAGGCCTTTTTCAACGTCAGCTGCAATAAAATCTCACCTGTGGTCTGAACTTGTGTACTTAAGTTTTCGAGTCAGTGTGGAATTGCGGTGCAGTATATAATTAGTTCAACAGGAGAGGGAAAAGTCATCAGTTGATTACTTATCGGCAATGGCAGATCTGGCTAATTTAGAAGACCTCTATGCGCCAGTACAGTGCACATGTACGCACAGGAGCCACGGTGGAGCCACATTTATTAAGGGCAGATGGCTCTGTCTTGCATCAGAGGGGGGGACCCTACTATACACGCCAGACaaagtctgcaacattgttttagcctgagGGGTTCTGCACAACAACGCGCAGGGAAACAGGGTGCCATAAACGTAGTGATGGAGCCAGCCGATCCCCAGAGACCAGTGTCCAGCACAGCCCCAACTGGGGACTACACTAAGGAGACAGGATATTATTCCTGGCTTTTAAAAGGTATATTTGGcaatgatattcaatacaggaaacatgacaatgcaCAACTATTTTGTTCATTCTTCAGGTTCtcctttgtcttttaaagtgtcatTCATGGCCACAAGTTAAAgttttctttctgccattgacCAAAatattttggcttgtttttccagcccctctgcTGTCAGGAAACAAGGTCGAGGTGGTGGTCTAGGACAAACACTCACCCTCACAGCTGGCTGGCTCtgactcatgaaaaaaacattagtagaataaaaaacactgcaaaaactctgctactgtgtgtttatttaaataaaaggtacacctacatgtaggcctaagagattGCAATTTCAAGCCGGTATATCACTATTAGGAATATAGCATATGTGTgaaggatgtataaattaaataaacttcagctggagtccaATTTTAAACGCCAACACGGTTGACTGCGTCAGAGGTCTCTTTCCATTCCGCATTCTTTCTACAGCCAATATCAGCTGCCAAATAGTAGGCCTAAACATGTTAGTGCAACTGAACCTGAGATGTCCGGCTTtccatctccacctctgaaaagtgccaCTTCTTAGCCAGATTACGTCTGGCCATGTAAATAGTAGGCGTgaggcctcaaaaccgagaatTCAtggggcgtgatatttaaataaCTACAGTTTCCAGTTGCTGTATTTATGAATGCACGaccattcttacgctctgattggtgccATACGAatgtttcatgaatcccacgtgaagcctgtcgtAAGATGATTGCTGCGCTCATAtatgtgctgtttttttacataattaggGCCACTGTCTATAgaagtttattatttaacttttatttttgttaaacaaggaaaagaaaattgctaaataaatgaaaattccaatacaaatcaaattggCACCCATGTATCCTGAAAGAACCAAATTAAGACAAAATCATATCGTCCTAGCTCTATGTATTACATAGTTATTGTCATAGTATACCGTTTTATACTggatactgtttttttttgcagtgtgcatACGGTCTGCTTTGAGTAcactttattttgtcacttcCCTAATGTAAACAATAGGGCTGAACAgcatcacatttttgtattcatttttattcatttacattagttaGCTACAGGACAgcgtctttcaaaacatgacatccgcaaaagacaaaactaaataaatgcatCAATGTACGCAGCACTTCTGTAAATGCACTTCTGAATAAGTCTCTGTCCCAAGGACaattcaaaccaaactgacgccCATGTGCAGGACCTAAGTTCACAAGCCTGGAAACTAGTATCTGTACGCTGCTGGCAAATTGTTTGAAGGAATTAAAACACATGCCAACGCAACTTTAACGGCACCGGGACGAGGAAAAAGCAACTCCTATTTTCAATTTCATGGCATAGGAGATGCTTTTGAGTTGTAAAGCCCATTATGACCAATTGCCTatggaaaaagtattttgtcAATGTTCCTTATTgctataaagaaaataacattatACCAATGTAAGGGAAAGGAATGAAGCATGGCAAAATGCTACCTCAATCCCCAGCGAGTGGATTTCTGGAtgtctgtttaaaataaataaaaagaagccTATGCTTTGGGTTTTTTCCGTTGTACCGAGCTTGTGCCAAACCGTGACACCTAAGCCCGGGTATGAACCAAACCCACACTTCCGCGTGCCGttacacaccacacactcaAAACTACAGTCTTACCAGGTGCTGATCATTAAGCAGATGGACCACTCGTGCTGTCCATTCACCCATTGGCACTAGGTCAGGAGAAGTCCTGTTGAGCCGTAGCAGACACAGTGCTGCACTCTGCTTCACGCTGTCCATTGTGTCCCTGGTAGAGGCAAGCACAAGACAACTTCAATCATTATAATccaatacatctccaatatacAATTCAAACGATCACTGTCAAATGAATCTTTAAAATTCCATCCAGTAATCTTAATCTCATCAACCATTGGACCCAACATGTACagtaataaactaaaataaagtgAGGGGGAACCTGTTTAATTGTGTGTACTGATGTTGGTCTAAACATCATCTTAAAATTTAAGATCTTTCGTAAATATAAAGAACTCTAAAGGCCATTTTATGgcataatattttaaaaatagaattta
The Etheostoma cragini isolate CJK2018 chromosome 1, CSU_Ecrag_1.0, whole genome shotgun sequence genome window above contains:
- the LOC117949370 gene encoding AP-2 complex subunit alpha-2-like isoform X1, whose protein sequence is MPAVSKGDGMRGLAVFISDIRNCKSKEAEVKRINKELANIRSKFKGDKALDGYSKKKYVCKLLFIFLLGHDIDFGHMEAVNLLSSNKYTEKQIGYLFISVLVNSNSDLISLINNGIKNDLASRNPTFMNLALHCIANVGSREMAEAFASQIPSILVAGDTMDSVKQSAALCLLRLNRTSPDLVPMGEWTARVVHLLNDQHLGVVTAAASLITTLAQKSPEDFKTSISLAVARLSRIVTSASIDLQDYTYYFVAAPWLSVKLLRLLQCYPPPEDAALRSRLTECLETILNKAQEPPKSKKVQHSNAKNAVLFEAIALIIHHDSEPTLLVRACNQLGQFLQHRETNLRYLALESMCTLASSEFSHEAVKTHIDTVINALKTERDVSVRQRAVDLLYAMCDRSNAKQIVAEMLSYLENADYSIREEMVLKVAILAEKYAVDYTWYVDTILNLIRIAGDYVSEEVWYRVIQIVINQDDVQGYAAKTVFEALQAPACHENMVKVGGYILGEFGNLIAGDSRSSPLVQFNLLHSKFHLCSVPTRALLLSAYIKFINLFPEVKATIQDVLRSDSQLRNADVELQQRAIEYLRLSCIASTDILATVLEEMPPFPERESSILAKLKKKKGPGNLPAIDDARWNVNGSTEHSENTESTNKSPPSLMADLLPTNRPRPASSSPTLLSTGTMGSSHPFTDLLNLNSTPSAGASLLVDVMSDISTPAPINVSEDNFSRFVCKNNGVIYEDQLLQIGLKAEYRQNLGRIYVFYGNKTSTQFLGFSSSVTSSDMLKTQLNVHTKAVDPTVDGGAQLQQVVNIECLSDFTDAPVLDIQFRYGGTLQKIAVKLPVMLNKFFQPTEMTSQDFFQRWKQLGVPQQEVQTIFKAQHPMDTDVTNAKILGFGVALLIGVDPNPANFVGAGVIHTKNTQVGCLLRLEPNTQAQMYRLTLRTSRESVSQRLCDLLSDQF
- the LOC117949370 gene encoding AP-2 complex subunit alpha-2-like isoform X2, yielding MPAVSKGDGMRGLAVFISDIRNCKSKEAEVKRINKELANIRSKFKGDKALDGYSKKKYVCKLLFIFLLGHDIDFGHMEAVNLLSSNKYTEKQIGYLFISVLVNSNSDLISLINNGIKNDLASRNPTFMNLALHCIANVGSREMAEAFASQIPSILVAGDTMDSVKQSAALCLLRLNRTSPDLVPMGEWTARVVHLLNDQHLGVVTAAASLITTLAQKSPEDFKTSISLAVARLSRIVTSASIDLQDYTYYFVAAPWLSVKLLRLLQCYPPPEDAALRSRLTECLETILNKAQEPPKSKKVQHSNAKNAVLFEAIALIIHHDSEPTLLVRACNQLGQFLQHRETNLRYLALESMCTLASSEFSHEAVKTHIDTVINALKTERDVSVRQRAVDLLYAMCDRSNAKQIVAEMLSYLENADYSIREEMVLKVAILAEKYAVDYTWYVDTILNLIRIAGDYVSEEVWYRVIQIVINQDDVQGYAAKTVFEALQAPACHENMVKVGGYILGEFGNLIAGDSRSSPLVQFNLLHSKFHLCSVPTRALLLSAYIKFINLFPEVKATIQDVLRSDSQLRNADVELQQRAIEYLRLSCIASTDILATVLEEMPPFPERESSILAKLKKKKGPGNLPAIDDARWNVNGSTEHSENTESTNKGSSHPFTDLLNLNSTPSAGASLLVDVMSDISTPAPINVSEDNFSRFVCKNNGVIYEDQLLQIGLKAEYRQNLGRIYVFYGNKTSTQFLGFSSSVTSSDMLKTQLNVHTKAVDPTVDGGAQLQQVVNIECLSDFTDAPVLDIQFRYGGTLQKIAVKLPVMLNKFFQPTEMTSQDFFQRWKQLGVPQQEVQTIFKAQHPMDTDVTNAKILGFGVALLIGVDPNPANFVGAGVIHTKNTQVGCLLRLEPNTQAQMYRLTLRTSRESVSQRLCDLLSDQF